A portion of the Mercenaria mercenaria strain notata unplaced genomic scaffold, MADL_Memer_1 contig_1713, whole genome shotgun sequence genome contains these proteins:
- the LOC128551799 gene encoding uncharacterized protein LOC128551799 translates to MDSPGHSAQYCNYTLMENDTKDLLCSIIIDKRMTDLKSTNMEKEGLIRGLRTLRENRVVVKELVTDASTTIAAMMMYFTYLNCRLHRCFCKRSGTYSWYKEKVPKTYTYVEQLLQDILHSVATRIEPLRAPVTLTPTDPRKIKRSISGITPPPTKFLMASKKSRIDEK, encoded by the exons ATGGACTCTCCAGGACACTCTGCGCAATACTGCAACTACACTCTAATGGAAAATGACACGAAGGACCTTCTATGTAGTATCATAATTGACAAGAGAATGACTGATCTCAAGTCAACAAATATGGAGAAAGAGGGACTGATCCGAGGGCTGAGAACATTGAGAGAGAACAGAGTGGTTGTAAAGGAATTAGTGACTGATGCTAGCACTACTATCGCTGCTATGATGA TGTATTTCACATATTTAAATTGTAGACTTCATAGATGCTTCTGTAAACGAAGTGGAACATACAGCTGGTACAAAGAGAAAGTGCCAAAGACATACACATATGTAGAACAGTTGCTCCAAGATATTCTGCATTCAGTAGCTACAAGAATTGAACCCTTAAGAGCTCCAGTGACGCTTACACCTACAGACCCTCGAAAGATCAAGAGAAGCATATCTGGTATTACTCCACCACCGACAAAGTTTTTAATGGCTTCCAAGAAATCCAGAATTGATGAGAAGTGA
- the LOC123553808 gene encoding uncharacterized protein LOC123553808, with product MDSSSMIQPRLRQLIVTRHHMSRAMIKPTWCVFDAHISRSACASAQCGQYPCCSLTVSGSYFGDLEDIEGELERNSSRRGRGRGRARVKTTSGTDRGGRGRGVWGSRSRSSGGSRGRRGQGRGRVVVQKYQVVQVRQRKKLASTGTVKHVKRELVKRMDTEKLRNLVLALLKREPGLLFDLVEDDAVIMTGLHHHHLQQMNRIVLDPGVMAIGQAYYRDMLGRHRQRVEDYNRTMRHAGYRNFTLWRYGHLGAGIRRVIPSCCVLAIRQTFPSASGQYTGFVPACFV from the exons ATGGACTCCAGTAGTATGATACAACCTCGACTGCGACA GCTAATTGTTACTCGtcaccatatgagccgtgccatgataaaaccaacatggTGTGTTTTCGACGCGCATATCTCCAGATCAGCTTGTGCATCAGCGCAGtgtggtcagtatccatgctgttctctaacggtTTCT GGAAGTTATTTTGGTGATCTTGAAGATATTGAAGGAGAGTTAGAAAG GAATAGCAGTAGAAGAGGCAGGGGCAGGGGCAGGGCTAGAGTTAAGACAACCAGTGGAACAGACAGAGGTGGAAGGGGAAGAGGAGTTTGGGGCAGTAGGTCCAGAAGCAGTGGTGGAAGCAGGGGTAGACGAGGGCAAGGCAGGGGTCGGGTGGTCGTGCAAAAGTACCAGGTTGTCCAAGTTAGACAAAGAAAGA AATTAGCCAGTACTGGTACAGTCAAACATGTGAAGAGA GAATTGGTGAAACGTATGGACACAGAGAAGCTGAGGAATCTGGTTCTGGCCTTACTGAAGAGGGAGCCGGGGCTTCTCTTTGATCTTGTAGAGGATGACGCCGTCATCATGACGGGACTCCACCACCATCACCTCCAG CAAATGAACCGTATTGTTCTTGACCCAGGAGTAATGGCAATAGGACAGGCCTACTACAGGGATATGTTGGGAAGACATCGCCAACGAGTTGAAGATTACAATAGAACCATGCGACATGCAGGATATCGCAATTTTACACTTTGGAGATACGGACACTTGGGGGCTGGAATCAGACGAGTGATTCCTAGTTGCTGTGTTCTAGCTATAAGGCAAACATTTCCTTCAGCCTCAGGACAGTACACAGGCTTTGTGCCTGCATGTTTCGTTTGA